In a genomic window of Halobiforma lacisalsi AJ5:
- a CDS encoding ribbon-helix-helix protein, CopG family, with amino-acid sequence MTHIQTEVPDDEYERLRQIAEQRDLSIREALREATATWIEQQEQVDTTDDLFRSVDNLRERSSDHNRTTLRDEDDLVEAWKSDTENVTLQEPDE; translated from the coding sequence ATGACTCATATCCAGACTGAGGTCCCTGATGATGAATATGAACGGCTCCGCCAGATCGCAGAACAACGTGATTTATCGATACGAGAAGCACTAAGAGAAGCCACAGCAACGTGGATTGAACAACAGGAGCAAGTTGATACCACGGACGACCTGTTCCGCTCCGTCGATAACCTTCGAGAACGGTCGTCCGATCATAATCGGACAACACTTCGTGATGAAGACGATCTTGTCGAAGCATGGAAAAGTGATACTGAAAATGTGACGCTTCAGGAGCCAGATGAATGA
- a CDS encoding type II toxin-antitoxin system VapC family toxin — protein MTGVETAIGTITPGHFDSNDGSVPRTCVLGPKFLYALYNPDEEFHDIAYAFLTFVREEQLPYRRFVVNEHIIDEAATRLKKRADMTCVTSFLSAIETSEFFDIVSLGAETFEHVRERFRDWDDNAASFTDFTIGVQMERRGFEHIMTFDSDLEMFDVAVHPPLQR, from the coding sequence ATGACCGGGGTCGAAACAGCTATTGGGACGATCACCCCCGGTCATTTCGATAGCAATGATGGATCCGTTCCGCGAACGTGTGTTCTTGGTCCGAAGTTTTTATACGCATTGTACAATCCTGATGAAGAGTTTCATGATATCGCGTACGCCTTTCTGACATTTGTTCGCGAGGAACAACTACCGTATCGTCGATTCGTTGTCAACGAACATATCATCGATGAGGCTGCAACTCGACTCAAGAAACGAGCGGATATGACCTGTGTGACTTCATTTCTTTCAGCAATCGAAACGAGTGAGTTTTTCGATATTGTATCTCTTGGTGCAGAAACGTTCGAACACGTCCGAGAGAGATTCAGGGATTGGGATGACAACGCTGCCTCGTTCACGGACTTCACAATCGGAGTACAGATGGAACGTCGCGGGTTTGAACACATTATGACGTTTGATTCTGACCTTGAGATGTTCGATGTAGCTGTCCATCCACCACTTCAGCGGTGA
- a CDS encoding UPF0175 family protein, translated as MPSISARIPDEDEEALIDVAELLDEDKSTVIRKALREELTELRVRRAIERYQSGDVSANQAARIAGVGIAEWLEIARDRNLTTQLSPDDLEGDADRAREL; from the coding sequence GTGCCATCGATTAGCGCCCGTATTCCCGACGAAGACGAGGAAGCGTTGATCGACGTCGCCGAACTGCTTGACGAGGACAAGAGTACGGTCATTCGGAAGGCGCTTCGAGAGGAGTTGACCGAACTTCGCGTTCGACGAGCGATCGAACGGTACCAGTCGGGCGACGTCTCGGCGAACCAGGCGGCTCGAATCGCGGGCGTTGGTATTGCGGAGTGGCTCGAGATTGCCCGCGATCGAAATCTCACCACCCAGCTCTCGCCCGATGATCTCGAGGGCGATGCAGATCGCGCTCGAGAGTTATGA
- a CDS encoding GDP-mannose 4,6-dehydratase translates to MQILVTGGAGFIGGHLAEHFAGEGHDVVVLDNFEPYYDLGIKDRNVEAARNAAEAAGGSYELVDGSITDEEQVDDLVAGADVVYHQAAQAGVRKSVEQPEKVNEYNVDGTMTLLEAARRHDVERVVLASSSSVYGKPEYLPYDEDHPTTPVSPYGVSKLASEQYARVYNEVYGLPTVALRYFTVYGPRMRPNMAMTNFVSRCLHGEPPVIYGDGTQTRDFTYVDDVKRVNAQLLEDDSADGEILNVGSTDNIDIQTLAEVVRDEIDPSLELEYTDPREGDAEHTHADISKANELLGYEPAVDIRQGVSTFIDWYRANQEWYDPLVRNS, encoded by the coding sequence ATGCAGATTCTCGTCACTGGCGGTGCCGGCTTCATCGGCGGCCACCTCGCCGAACACTTCGCCGGCGAGGGGCACGACGTGGTCGTGCTCGACAACTTCGAACCGTACTACGACCTCGGGATCAAAGACCGGAACGTCGAGGCGGCACGGAACGCTGCCGAGGCAGCCGGGGGCTCGTACGAGTTGGTCGACGGCTCGATCACCGACGAGGAACAGGTCGACGACCTGGTTGCCGGGGCGGACGTCGTCTATCACCAGGCCGCCCAGGCGGGCGTCCGCAAGAGCGTCGAACAACCGGAGAAGGTCAACGAGTACAACGTCGACGGCACGATGACGCTGCTCGAGGCGGCTCGGCGGCACGATGTTGAGCGCGTCGTGCTCGCGTCCTCGTCGTCGGTCTACGGCAAGCCCGAGTACCTGCCGTACGACGAGGACCACCCCACGACGCCCGTCTCGCCGTACGGCGTCTCGAAGCTGGCGTCTGAACAGTACGCTCGAGTGTACAACGAGGTCTACGGACTGCCGACCGTCGCGCTACGATACTTCACCGTATACGGCCCGCGGATGCGGCCGAACATGGCGATGACGAACTTCGTCTCGCGATGTCTGCACGGCGAGCCGCCGGTCATCTACGGCGACGGGACGCAGACGCGGGACTTCACCTACGTCGACGACGTCAAGCGGGTCAACGCACAGCTTCTGGAGGACGACAGTGCCGACGGCGAGATCCTGAACGTCGGCTCGACCGACAACATCGACATCCAGACGCTCGCCGAAGTCGTTCGGGACGAGATCGATCCGTCGCTCGAGCTCGAGTACACCGATCCGCGAGAGGGCGACGCCGAACACACTCACGCCGACATCTCGAAGGCCAACGAGCTCCTGGGATACGAACCCGCGGTCGATATCCGCCAGGGGGTCTCGACGTTCATCGACTGGTATCGGGCAAATCAGGAGTGGTACGATCCGCTCGTGCGAAACTCCTGA
- a CDS encoding PIN domain-containing protein, whose protein sequence is MSRLIADASALVSLGIVTDDDPDPLTLCLSRYEVVVPTAVIDELQEIASYDDVHGHAASAVLDQAESFTTQSVDLDAEFPLDDGENAAVTLANDLDAALFLCDEFNQLGLIHASLADTRLVTTPTLLSVPVRTEQLSAADARLLLEEISDARSWGANSYVQRARSLFEEA, encoded by the coding sequence ATGTCGCGGCTTATCGCAGACGCCTCTGCCCTCGTGAGTCTCGGGATCGTTACTGACGACGACCCCGATCCACTCACACTCTGTCTATCCCGGTACGAGGTCGTCGTCCCAACGGCGGTCATCGATGAGCTTCAAGAGATCGCCTCGTACGATGACGTCCATGGGCACGCCGCATCCGCCGTACTCGACCAGGCGGAGTCATTCACGACACAGTCGGTTGACCTCGATGCCGAGTTCCCGCTCGATGACGGTGAAAACGCGGCGGTCACGCTCGCGAACGATCTCGATGCTGCGCTCTTTCTCTGTGACGAGTTCAATCAACTTGGCTTGATCCACGCCTCACTCGCTGATACTCGGCTCGTCACGACACCGACACTGCTCTCGGTTCCCGTTCGCACTGAACAACTATCAGCTGCTGATGCGCGGCTGCTCCTCGAGGAGATTAGCGACGCTCGGAGCTGGGGCGCGAACAGTTACGTGCAGCGAGCTCGTTCGTTGTTCGAGGAAGCCTGA
- a CDS encoding winged helix-turn-helix domain-containing protein, with amino-acid sequence MKLRQPTDFLILEALAEHGRNVAPNLAHHTGKSRKNINTRLPVLTDYGLVKKIGPKNKSGLYEITPRGETAIRMQDLYREVDDFEIILEEAVPNQKQQSAATD; translated from the coding sequence ATGAAATTGCGGCAACCGACAGACTTCCTCATCCTGGAAGCACTGGCTGAGCATGGTCGAAATGTCGCCCCGAATCTCGCTCATCACACCGGAAAAAGTCGTAAAAATATCAACACACGGCTGCCGGTGCTCACAGATTATGGCCTCGTCAAAAAGATCGGTCCGAAAAACAAGTCAGGCCTCTATGAGATCACGCCGCGAGGTGAAACCGCTATTCGGATGCAAGATCTCTACCGGGAGGTCGATGATTTCGAAATTATCCTCGAGGAAGCAGTCCCTAACCAAAAACAGCAGTCAGCGGCAACTGACTGA
- a CDS encoding RNA-guided endonuclease InsQ/TnpB family protein, which translates to MDDSAPRRTVPIKLAVPQERRGDLHQTKTQFLHCTNCTSEWAWRYDDYCITSKNKAENALYDELREETNLTANLVQKGIRRAIEAVDAGVEKLKKGEKTSQPKFDSWSVVYDKRSATFNADHATLSTPNGRVTCEYVLPPEDEREDTPFGRYYESDDWDASSATLQYGEQDDTFYLHVTLKNPDYEVDGTERQESESRDDTTENGVVLGVDLNVTGAFAVTSTGEFIGSADYLTHKRDQYEQRRKRLQQTGTRSAHLTIQSIGSRFSDWSLDWLHNRANDLIAEAQDADVDGIIFENLDHIRENIADGSKFQQWAYAKFVELVKYKVESTTLFVDTVNPAYTSQRCSHCGFTHEDNRDDKEFKCQSCGYEVNADYNAAKNIANRYCGYIHRGQKSRGGWAASQLALKSGTLNVNGDYTPAELLG; encoded by the coding sequence ATGGACGACAGCGCGCCACGACGCACCGTCCCCATCAAACTCGCTGTACCACAAGAGCGTCGTGGCGACCTCCATCAAACCAAAACCCAATTCCTGCACTGCACCAACTGCACCAGCGAGTGGGCGTGGCGCTACGACGACTACTGCATCACCAGTAAGAACAAAGCCGAAAACGCCCTCTACGACGAGCTACGTGAGGAAACCAACCTCACTGCCAACCTCGTCCAGAAAGGCATCCGACGCGCCATCGAAGCCGTCGATGCAGGCGTCGAAAAGTTGAAGAAAGGCGAGAAAACGAGTCAACCCAAGTTCGACTCGTGGAGCGTCGTCTACGACAAGCGGAGTGCGACGTTCAACGCCGACCACGCCACGCTCTCCACTCCAAACGGTAGAGTTACCTGCGAATACGTTCTCCCGCCCGAAGACGAGCGCGAGGACACGCCGTTCGGACGGTACTACGAGAGCGACGACTGGGATGCGTCGAGTGCCACACTTCAGTACGGCGAGCAGGACGACACGTTCTACCTGCACGTCACGCTGAAGAATCCCGACTACGAGGTTGACGGGACGGAACGCCAAGAAAGCGAGTCACGTGATGACACCACCGAGAACGGAGTGGTTCTCGGCGTGGACTTGAACGTGACTGGCGCGTTCGCCGTCACCAGTACTGGGGAGTTCATCGGCAGTGCAGACTACCTCACCCACAAACGTGACCAGTACGAGCAGCGCCGCAAACGCCTGCAACAGACGGGTACACGGTCAGCGCACCTGACGATTCAGTCCATCGGTAGCCGCTTCTCGGATTGGTCGCTGGACTGGTTGCACAACCGCGCCAACGACCTCATCGCGGAAGCCCAAGACGCAGATGTGGACGGCATCATTTTCGAGAATCTTGACCACATCCGCGAGAACATCGCCGACGGGTCGAAGTTCCAGCAGTGGGCCTACGCGAAGTTCGTGGAACTCGTGAAGTACAAGGTCGAATCCACGACGTTGTTCGTGGATACGGTGAATCCTGCGTACACGAGTCAGAGGTGTTCGCACTGTGGGTTTACTCACGAGGACAATCGCGACGACAAGGAGTTCAAGTGTCAGTCGTGTGGGTACGAGGTGAACGCAGATTACAACGCGGCGAAGAACATCGCCAACCGATACTGCGGGTATATCCATCGCGGGCAGAAGTCTCGCGGTGGATGGGCCGCCAGTCAACTGGCCCTCAAGTCAGGGACGTTGAACGTGAACGGCGACTACACGCCTGCCGAGTTACTCGGTTAG
- a CDS encoding DUF192 domain-containing protein: MSSLAGCTGTFVGDEETTEDSSQEIHTDYETTDVQVTDGDDDVLGEVTAAIADTSDRQSLGLSDTETLPEDRGMLFVYDEVQDLTFSMPDMDFPIDIIFADSDRTITSIYRARAPGPDEDGTEQVYFDRAQYVLEVVYEWTAERDVQTGDVLEFEL, from the coding sequence ATGAGTTCGCTCGCGGGATGTACCGGTACCTTCGTCGGGGACGAGGAGACGACCGAGGACTCCTCACAGGAGATCCACACCGATTACGAGACGACCGACGTGCAGGTGACCGACGGCGATGACGACGTACTCGGTGAAGTCACGGCGGCGATCGCGGACACGTCGGACCGCCAGTCGCTCGGATTGAGCGACACCGAAACGCTGCCCGAGGACAGGGGGATGCTCTTCGTCTACGACGAGGTCCAGGATCTCACGTTTTCGATGCCGGATATGGACTTCCCCATCGACATCATCTTCGCCGACAGCGACCGGACGATTACGAGTATCTACCGGGCTCGAGCACCCGGGCCGGACGAGGACGGGACCGAGCAGGTCTATTTCGACAGGGCACAGTACGTCCTGGAGGTCGTCTACGAGTGGACCGCCGAACGGGACGTCCAGACGGGTGACGTACTCGAGTTCGAGCTGTGA
- a CDS encoding sugar transferase: MLTGWRYRIVAFAGTVAVVVLAVVFANHPVLQELFTSHVPLFDRLEPQVLEGWSLGWAVLLSVAFVGGALFPLYKPQPRRVLDTVFLAQKRVLVGGLALAALGYFKWSHRLPRQTLVMVVALLGIAIPAWFVRIRRQPQNDEGRTLIVGDDLAQIDRIAPAIDAPVLGYLCPSIVAGIRERENPELATDGGLALEYDGSETVEAAGRGVDRIGSLDRLGGLSRLEDVLLEYDVDTVVLAFREADRAEFFGALDVCHEHGVAAKVHREYADSVLVSESDVGELVDVDLEPWDPLDHLGKRLFDIVFATVGLVAFAPLMLVIAVAIKLDSPGPVLYSQDRTAGFGETFPVYKFRSMVPEGESATPTEDEENDRITRVGRMLRRTHLDELPQLWSIFVGDMSVVGPRAAWTEEELLLEEDAPAWRKRWFVKPGLTGLAQINDAKSTNPNAKLRYDLEYIRQQSFWLDVKIVIRQVWSVLEDVIAMVRR; encoded by the coding sequence ATGCTTACCGGGTGGCGGTATCGTATCGTTGCGTTCGCCGGCACGGTCGCGGTAGTCGTGCTGGCGGTGGTGTTTGCGAACCACCCGGTTCTACAGGAGTTGTTCACCAGTCACGTGCCGCTGTTCGACCGACTCGAGCCTCAGGTGCTCGAGGGATGGTCACTCGGCTGGGCCGTGCTCTTGAGCGTCGCCTTCGTCGGTGGCGCGCTGTTCCCGCTGTACAAACCCCAGCCGCGGCGCGTCCTGGACACCGTCTTTCTCGCACAAAAGCGAGTGCTCGTCGGCGGGCTCGCCCTGGCTGCTCTAGGTTATTTCAAGTGGTCACACCGGCTCCCGCGTCAGACCCTCGTCATGGTCGTCGCGCTGCTCGGGATCGCGATTCCCGCCTGGTTCGTCCGGATTCGCCGACAGCCCCAGAACGACGAGGGCCGAACGCTGATCGTCGGCGACGACCTGGCGCAGATCGACCGGATCGCGCCGGCGATCGACGCGCCGGTACTCGGATATCTCTGTCCCTCCATCGTTGCGGGGATTCGCGAACGGGAGAACCCCGAGCTGGCGACCGACGGCGGGCTCGCGCTGGAGTACGACGGCTCCGAGACCGTCGAGGCGGCGGGTCGAGGCGTCGATCGGATCGGTTCGCTGGACCGACTCGGCGGCCTCTCGCGGCTCGAGGACGTCCTCCTCGAGTACGACGTCGATACCGTCGTCCTGGCGTTCCGGGAGGCGGACCGCGCGGAGTTTTTCGGGGCGCTGGACGTCTGTCACGAACACGGCGTCGCGGCCAAAGTCCACCGGGAGTACGCCGACAGCGTGCTGGTCTCCGAAAGCGACGTCGGGGAGCTAGTGGATGTCGATCTCGAGCCGTGGGACCCGCTGGACCATCTGGGGAAGCGACTCTTCGACATCGTGTTCGCGACGGTCGGGCTGGTCGCGTTCGCGCCGCTGATGCTCGTGATCGCCGTCGCGATCAAACTGGATAGTCCGGGGCCGGTGCTGTACAGTCAGGATCGGACCGCCGGCTTCGGCGAGACCTTCCCGGTGTACAAGTTCCGGTCGATGGTGCCGGAGGGCGAGTCGGCGACACCGACCGAGGACGAGGAGAACGACCGGATCACGCGAGTCGGCCGCATGTTACGTCGGACTCATTTAGACGAGTTGCCCCAGCTGTGGTCGATTTTCGTCGGCGATATGAGCGTCGTCGGACCGCGGGCCGCGTGGACCGAGGAGGAACTGCTGCTCGAGGAGGACGCGCCGGCCTGGCGCAAGCGCTGGTTCGTCAAGCCCGGGCTGACCGGCCTGGCACAGATCAACGACGCGAAGAGCACGAACCCGAACGCCAAGCTGCGCTACGACCTCGAGTACATCCGCCAGCAGTCGTTCTGGCTGGACGTAAAGATCGTCATTCGGCAGGTCTGGAGCGTACTCGAGGACGTGATAGCGATGGTTCGTCGGTGA
- a CDS encoding DUF7342 family protein: MTDRGLDSWTEDLSARERVRKIATTLTQPRSVEWVREEAQISSWQTAKDELEMLAEFGQIQAVEVDGNTKYAPNYQRRYFNELAELINNNTRDELREEIARVQDEIEERKTEFDVESREDLESTLTDDSHSSEEIRHRNRVLRQWERREDNKRLLKHALELYDDARSLHPGQNDSFDSSLPISQ; this comes from the coding sequence ATGACCGACCGGGGCCTCGATTCGTGGACTGAAGACCTCTCGGCCCGCGAGCGCGTTCGAAAAATCGCGACGACACTTACTCAACCGCGCTCCGTCGAATGGGTCCGGGAAGAAGCGCAGATATCCTCCTGGCAGACTGCAAAGGACGAGTTGGAAATGCTGGCCGAGTTCGGACAAATACAAGCCGTTGAGGTGGACGGCAATACAAAATACGCGCCGAACTACCAGCGACGCTATTTCAACGAGTTGGCTGAACTCATCAATAACAACACTCGTGACGAACTTCGTGAAGAGATTGCACGGGTTCAGGACGAAATCGAGGAGCGGAAAACGGAGTTCGACGTCGAATCACGAGAGGATCTCGAATCGACGCTGACTGATGACAGTCACTCCAGCGAGGAAATCCGTCACCGAAACCGTGTGCTCCGGCAATGGGAACGTCGTGAGGACAACAAACGGTTGCTGAAACACGCCCTGGAACTGTACGACGACGCTCGGTCTCTCCACCCGGGACAGAACGATTCCTTCGATTCGTCGCTCCCCATCTCCCAGTGA
- the aglF gene encoding UTP--glucose-1-phosphate uridylyltransferase AglF, producing MQAVVLSAGKGTRLRPLTDDKPKVLVEVDGRPILEDVFDNLLEIGADELIVVVGYLKEQIMDRYGDSYRGVPITYAHQREQLGLAHAILQVEPYIDDDFMLMLGDNVFRANLGDVVNRQQEDRADAAFLVEQVPYEEASRYGVLDTNEYGEIVEVMEKPDDPPSNLVMTGFYTFTPAIFHACHLVQQSDRGEYELPDAIDLLIQSGRTIDAIRMEGWRVDVGYPEDRDRAEDRLQSESGRIGGPQQETESPEVEQTPESTTD from the coding sequence ATGCAAGCTGTCGTCTTATCGGCCGGCAAGGGGACGCGCCTTCGGCCGCTCACCGATGACAAGCCGAAGGTACTCGTCGAGGTGGACGGGCGGCCGATCCTCGAGGACGTGTTCGACAACCTGCTCGAGATCGGTGCGGACGAGCTGATCGTGGTCGTGGGTTACCTCAAAGAGCAGATCATGGATCGGTACGGGGACTCCTACAGGGGCGTGCCGATCACCTATGCTCACCAGCGCGAGCAACTGGGGTTGGCTCACGCAATCTTGCAGGTGGAGCCGTACATCGACGACGATTTCATGCTGATGCTGGGGGACAACGTCTTCCGGGCGAACCTCGGTGACGTGGTCAACCGCCAGCAGGAGGATCGGGCCGACGCGGCCTTCCTCGTCGAGCAGGTTCCCTACGAAGAGGCCTCGCGGTACGGCGTCCTCGACACCAACGAGTACGGCGAGATCGTCGAGGTGATGGAGAAGCCCGACGACCCGCCGTCGAACCTGGTGATGACCGGCTTCTACACGTTCACGCCGGCGATCTTCCACGCCTGTCACCTCGTCCAGCAGAGCGACCGCGGCGAGTACGAACTCCCGGACGCGATCGATCTGCTGATCCAGTCCGGCCGGACGATCGACGCGATCCGGATGGAGGGGTGGCGCGTCGACGTCGGCTATCCCGAGGATCGCGACCGCGCGGAGGACCGGTTACAGAGCGAGTCGGGGCGGATCGGCGGGCCGCAGCAGGAAACGGAGTCGCCGGAGGTCGAGCAGACGCCCGAATCGACGACGGACTAA
- a CDS encoding winged helix-turn-helix transcriptional regulator: protein MGSKTHTSSTSADRNGDHDDTVPRAVLHKKILDVAESRPDASMAEIANDVSGATTSIVEQVLEEYGDPGAADSDEIDESEDETGVGDADESEDDGVESVPETNSPVADESDPEPATEDSNRRRDEEASTGRAESEPRDDGNEDRDRERAMSDSDGTAETEAKSRLDPPIDPEDLTEKQLETLREVRKRPDATQAELADTLGVSGATISQRVNAIDGFDWSRRREFVAALFEDGPVDGGDERTALEAESDGTAGAESPERDDEPSADGDGESDPDLETSAGSAEPTDGRSRDDSSSGGSDGSVGSDSEGRSDNADGAAQSVNREEFAEFARELERLTERIESLEETIAVDGSREDEPEPTAGGNTAGSENGGPNSDDVLSDPELAHKIVHACLTADHISEEEELRILKTVTATDSST from the coding sequence ATGGGATCGAAAACGCACACCTCGTCGACGTCCGCTGACCGCAACGGCGACCACGACGATACCGTCCCTCGAGCAGTCCTGCACAAGAAAATCCTCGACGTCGCGGAGTCGCGTCCGGACGCATCGATGGCGGAAATCGCGAACGACGTAAGCGGCGCGACCACCTCGATCGTCGAGCAGGTGCTGGAGGAGTACGGCGACCCGGGAGCCGCCGACAGCGACGAGATCGACGAAAGCGAGGACGAGACTGGGGTGGGTGATGCCGACGAGTCGGAGGACGACGGTGTCGAGAGTGTACCCGAGACCAACTCACCAGTGGCCGACGAATCCGATCCCGAGCCGGCAACGGAGGACAGCAATCGAAGACGGGACGAGGAAGCGAGTACAGGACGTGCGGAATCCGAACCACGTGACGATGGCAACGAGGACCGCGACCGCGAGCGAGCGATGAGCGACTCCGACGGAACCGCCGAAACCGAGGCCAAATCACGTCTCGACCCGCCGATCGATCCCGAGGACCTCACCGAAAAGCAACTCGAGACGCTCCGGGAGGTCCGTAAGCGTCCGGACGCCACTCAGGCCGAACTGGCGGACACGCTCGGCGTAAGCGGCGCGACGATCAGCCAGCGGGTGAACGCGATCGACGGCTTCGACTGGTCGCGACGCCGCGAGTTCGTCGCGGCACTGTTCGAGGACGGACCCGTCGACGGTGGCGACGAACGCACCGCCCTCGAGGCCGAATCCGATGGGACTGCTGGAGCCGAGTCCCCCGAGCGAGACGACGAGCCGTCGGCGGACGGCGACGGTGAGTCGGACCCCGATCTCGAGACCTCGGCAGGCAGCGCGGAACCGACCGATGGACGGTCTCGGGACGACTCGAGCAGCGGTGGGTCCGACGGTAGCGTCGGGAGCGACTCCGAAGGAAGGTCGGACAACGCCGACGGAGCAGCGCAGTCCGTCAACCGCGAGGAATTTGCGGAGTTCGCGAGGGAACTCGAGCGGCTCACGGAGCGGATCGAGTCGCTCGAGGAGACGATCGCTGTCGATGGCTCGCGGGAGGACGAACCCGAGCCGACGGCTGGAGGGAACACTGCCGGGAGCGAGAACGGCGGGCCGAACAGCGACGACGTACTCTCGGATCCCGAACTGGCACACAAGATCGTCCACGCGTGTCTCACCGCCGACCACATCTCCGAAGAGGAGGAACTCCGAATCCTCAAGACGGTGACGGCGACCGATTCCTCCACGTGA
- a CDS encoding UPF0175 family protein: MKTVTTRIPEDDEELLAELEQEMAADRSEVLRRLIRDGLTDWRKEKALDQLREHKVTLRRAAEIADVTYVEMLSLAAEEGIDTGYTTDELERDLGRI; this comes from the coding sequence ATGAAAACCGTCACAACTCGAATACCTGAAGACGACGAAGAGTTGTTAGCAGAACTTGAACAAGAGATGGCCGCAGACAGGTCAGAGGTTCTTCGCCGCCTCATTCGGGACGGCCTTACTGACTGGCGGAAGGAGAAGGCACTCGACCAACTTCGAGAACACAAAGTCACTCTTCGCCGTGCGGCTGAAATTGCCGACGTAACGTATGTTGAGATGCTTTCACTCGCCGCCGAGGAGGGCATCGATACCGGATACACAACTGACGAACTCGAACGAGACCTCGGGCGAATTTGA
- a CDS encoding phosphatase PAP2 family protein → MTRGVGVTELLRETLPEWSVPLFEFVALLGDELLVGAVLLLLACTDAYRSFRHGDDRLLSDRTAFVLAVVLGGLAFTLALKSAFGLPRPPASLRAIPKETPGFPSGHTMAATVCWTALALWSTRWTRRRRLALAAVPIGLVAVSRLALGVHYLVDVVASIGFGVGYLILAATLTGKDPTKAFAGAAILGVAALVVTGGTTDGWLAFVGCLGGAVGWWVITRPTVRELWVSASS, encoded by the coding sequence ATGACTCGAGGCGTCGGCGTCACCGAACTGCTCCGCGAGACGCTCCCGGAGTGGTCGGTCCCCCTATTCGAGTTCGTGGCGCTACTGGGTGACGAACTGCTCGTCGGCGCCGTCTTGCTGCTTCTCGCCTGTACGGACGCCTACCGGTCGTTCCGCCACGGCGATGATCGACTCCTCTCCGATCGCACGGCGTTCGTCCTGGCGGTCGTCCTCGGCGGGCTCGCGTTCACGCTCGCGTTGAAGTCCGCTTTCGGCCTTCCCCGGCCCCCGGCGTCGCTGCGGGCGATTCCCAAGGAAACGCCGGGCTTCCCGAGCGGCCACACGATGGCCGCGACGGTCTGCTGGACCGCGCTCGCGCTGTGGTCCACGCGGTGGACGCGCCGCCGTCGGCTCGCACTCGCGGCGGTCCCGATCGGTCTCGTCGCCGTCTCCCGGCTCGCGCTCGGGGTCCACTACCTCGTCGACGTCGTCGCCTCGATCGGTTTCGGCGTCGGCTACCTCATCCTCGCGGCGACACTCACCGGCAAGGATCCGACGAAAGCGTTCGCCGGCGCGGCGATACTCGGTGTGGCCGCGCTCGTGGTCACCGGCGGCACCACGGACGGCTGGCTGGCGTTCGTCGGCTGTCTCGGCGGTGCCGTCGGCTGGTGGGTGATCACCCGACCGACGGTCAGGGAGCTGTGGGTGTCGGCCTCGAGTTGA